One genomic segment of Candidatus Thermodiscus eudorianus includes these proteins:
- a CDS encoding CBS domain-containing protein: MTRDLFPGTRKKLVVELMDASPVTVHPRDPLTRARALFRSTRARVAYVLEERTGRLLGRITRADILAITSAKSNAIVETVMEDPPVILGPSDKVVDSVELMLKADEWYAPIVDNERLVGHIGLEHVVKSMVDEDPDTLENLSVEEVMTREDLETASADDFVMSIWEKMRELDYAGLPVVDEKGRLVGIVTQYDLLVAGARVNLESSSGAQKGPRVREVMTTSVVYLYPWSKVFEAAEIMIKKGFGRVPIVESESSRRLTGIVDREDIVRIMLGGD, translated from the coding sequence GTGACAAGAGATCTTTTCCCCGGAACCCGGAAGAAGCTTGTAGTCGAGCTTATGGACGCCTCTCCCGTGACGGTCCATCCGAGGGATCCCCTGACTAGGGCGCGGGCACTCTTCCGATCTACAAGGGCGCGGGTCGCATACGTGCTAGAGGAGCGGACTGGGAGGCTCTTGGGTAGAATAACGCGTGCCGATATACTGGCTATAACGAGTGCTAAGAGTAATGCGATTGTCGAGACTGTTATGGAGGACCCTCCCGTTATCCTAGGCCCGAGCGATAAAGTCGTTGATAGCGTGGAGCTGATGTTGAAGGCTGACGAGTGGTATGCGCCAATCGTAGACAATGAGAGGTTGGTCGGCCATATCGGACTAGAACACGTGGTAAAGAGCATGGTGGACGAGGATCCAGACACCTTGGAGAATTTGAGTGTTGAGGAAGTCATGACACGGGAGGACTTGGAGACTGCTAGCGCTGACGATTTTGTAATGAGTATCTGGGAGAAGATGCGCGAACTAGATTATGCCGGACTCCCAGTTGTCGATGAGAAAGGAAGGCTTGTAGGTATTGTAACACAGTACGACTTGCTCGTCGCTGGTGCTAGGGTTAATTTGGAGTCTTCAAGTGGAGCCCAGAAGGGCCCGAGGGTTCGCGAGGTTATGACTACCAGCGTCGTCTACCTCTATCCATGGTCTAAAGTTTTTGAAGCTGCCGAGATAATGATTAAGAAGGGCTTCGGCAGGGTACCTATAGTAGAATCGGAATCGTCTAGGAGACTCACTGGTATAGTTGATCGCGAGGATATCGTTAGGATTATGTTGGGAGGGGATTAG
- a CDS encoding SufD family Fe-S cluster assembly protein, whose amino-acid sequence MNTLRSRYMELARREAFQEIADSPTVKYYTNWREFERRLDAADSRNYPSPPEWLEALEPRKLVITNRVAAEGVESSWIRVYSDYDVISDLKVAGKLEYLHAARAKPIVELKIPEGVDAGPILIVSMAGEAYTGHHLRIILEPDSSVELLMADLGNESEGSLKTLTTVYEVSEGASLRQYVYANHENTAVYVRRIYRLGTGSRLELNTLYSGGPSTRVNEDVFLDGQYSEARVVSSAVSRETAWSDVLLNVRHRGSRSRAFVEGRGVVLNRGLLTLRGIAIVEEEAEWSASHVEVHVSTFGEEAKGYASPMLEIHTGNVEEAFHSASVASIGEDELFYLKSRGLNESEARELLIEGIVNYSGVIERMRIPYAKVAGR is encoded by the coding sequence ATGAACACGCTACGGAGCCGCTACATGGAATTAGCCAGGAGAGAGGCGTTCCAGGAGATAGCAGACTCGCCTACCGTGAAATACTACACCAACTGGAGGGAGTTCGAGCGCAGGCTGGATGCTGCCGACTCCAGGAACTATCCGAGCCCGCCAGAATGGCTGGAGGCCCTGGAGCCTAGGAAACTAGTCATAACCAATAGAGTCGCTGCTGAGGGTGTCGAATCTAGCTGGATAAGAGTCTATAGCGATTACGACGTCATAAGCGACTTGAAAGTCGCCGGCAAGCTCGAATACCTCCATGCGGCACGCGCCAAGCCGATAGTAGAGCTTAAGATACCTGAGGGTGTAGACGCTGGCCCCATACTGATAGTCTCCATGGCCGGTGAAGCGTACACGGGACACCACCTGAGGATTATACTGGAGCCTGACTCTAGCGTGGAGTTGTTGATGGCTGATCTAGGCAATGAGAGTGAAGGGTCCCTCAAAACCCTAACCACGGTCTACGAGGTATCAGAGGGCGCGTCTCTAAGGCAATACGTCTATGCCAACCACGAGAACACAGCGGTCTATGTTAGAAGGATCTACAGGCTCGGAACGGGCAGCAGGCTGGAACTGAACACCCTATACTCTGGGGGTCCCTCTACTAGGGTGAACGAGGATGTATTCCTGGACGGCCAATACAGCGAGGCTAGAGTGGTCTCCTCCGCGGTATCAAGAGAGACCGCCTGGAGCGACGTGCTACTCAACGTTAGACACAGGGGTTCCAGGTCAAGGGCTTTCGTCGAGGGGCGTGGAGTCGTCCTTAACCGGGGACTTCTAACGCTTCGAGGCATTGCGATCGTCGAGGAAGAGGCTGAGTGGTCAGCGTCGCACGTCGAGGTCCACGTCTCGACATTCGGCGAGGAGGCTAAGGGGTACGCGAGCCCCATGCTGGAGATACACACTGGGAATGTCGAAGAGGCATTCCACAGCGCCAGCGTGGCTAGCATAGGCGAGGACGAACTATTCTATCTAAAGAGCAGGGGGTTAAACGAGTCGGAAGCCAGGGAACTCCTAATAGAGGGCATAGTTAACTACTCCGGTGTCATCGAGAGGATGAGGATACCCTACGCTAAAGTAGCCGGGAGATAA
- a CDS encoding CBS domain-containing protein, with the protein MPPRISSYMSMEVVVVRPWENLAHIRRLMLRHGIGRIIVADENDKPVGIITVSDLVNALLSRYPSRPINTLTASDVMTRDPKVVTPRKSIKYAAQLMKKYKIGGLPVVEDDGAVKGIITRTDLTRAFADIYKGKFLVGDLAREPYAVANPYHAVFHVARLIALDPAGKVVVVDDDNKPIGIITKRDLAFASIPLESRLARGKDRYRKVKSRDYMGRDKIVALREYIVPLARDLMSEDIITTTKDIDAAEAARIMVANGIGALPVVDEEGRLELLLTKHEFVSVIAEY; encoded by the coding sequence TTGCCCCCTAGGATCTCATCATATATGAGCATGGAAGTCGTAGTCGTCCGCCCATGGGAGAACCTAGCTCACATACGCCGCCTAATGCTACGCCACGGTATCGGTAGGATAATTGTCGCAGACGAGAACGATAAGCCGGTCGGTATAATAACTGTATCCGACCTAGTCAACGCCCTCCTAAGCCGATACCCTAGCAGGCCCATCAACACGCTCACGGCCTCTGATGTAATGACCAGAGACCCCAAGGTGGTTACGCCGAGGAAATCCATCAAGTATGCCGCTCAACTGATGAAGAAGTATAAGATCGGGGGATTGCCCGTCGTAGAAGATGATGGAGCTGTCAAGGGCATAATAACTAGGACCGACCTCACTAGGGCTTTTGCAGACATCTACAAGGGGAAGTTCCTGGTGGGCGATCTAGCTCGGGAACCCTACGCCGTGGCGAATCCCTATCACGCAGTGTTTCATGTAGCTAGACTTATAGCACTCGATCCGGCCGGTAAAGTCGTCGTGGTCGACGACGATAACAAGCCAATCGGCATAATTACTAAGAGGGACCTGGCATTCGCCAGCATACCCCTGGAATCCAGGCTCGCCCGAGGCAAAGACCGATACAGGAAGGTGAAGTCAAGGGACTACATGGGTAGGGACAAGATAGTAGCGCTACGAGAGTACATAGTCCCCCTAGCCAGAGACCTCATGAGCGAGGACATCATAACCACCACAAAGGACATCGATGCCGCTGAAGCCGCTAGAATAATGGTGGCAAACGGCATAGGGGCGCTCCCCGTAGTGGACGAGGAGGGTAGGTTAGAACTACTATTAACCAAGCACGAGTTCGTATCAGTAATCGCGGAATACTAG
- the sufB gene encoding Fe-S cluster assembly protein SufB — translation MDTVDMLGLTGKPYKIEVELRGKISRSLVEEISRIKKEPDWMRRLRLRSLELFEKLPMPKWVPGIEEIDLEELAHYVKPDAFQAQSWDELPREIREYYERLGIPEVEARFLSGLYAVMDSETVYGRVKEALRSKGVVIMSMDEAVRKDLPILKDYFMKIFPAADHKFAALHGALWSGGVFMYVPKGVKIPEPIEGFFLIGKAYEGQFEHTLIVADEGSYVNFIEGCSAPRFTGYSFHDGMVELYAHRNATIKFTTVQNWSKNVINYNNKRAIAESGAKVDWFEGSIGSKVTVTYPSTILKGDNAISRSMVVSLSKGPVIKDTGSKMIHLAPRTRSRIVNKTISAGGGVNIYRGLVKIVRGAKHSQADVECDSLVFDKESKAHTYPHNQVDEPTAQVTHEATTGRLSEPQLFYMQSRGLSEDEAKSLIVLGFLSDILVELPFEYLNILNRVIQLEFKELGAVG, via the coding sequence ATGGATACAGTAGATATGCTCGGCCTCACAGGGAAACCCTACAAGATCGAGGTAGAGCTACGGGGGAAGATAAGCCGTAGCCTGGTCGAAGAGATAAGCAGGATAAAGAAGGAGCCGGACTGGATGAGGAGGCTGAGGCTCAGGAGCCTCGAACTATTCGAGAAGCTCCCCATGCCTAAGTGGGTCCCCGGGATAGAAGAGATAGACCTGGAGGAACTAGCACACTACGTCAAGCCAGACGCGTTCCAAGCCCAGAGCTGGGACGAGCTACCCAGGGAGATCCGGGAATACTACGAGAGGCTCGGTATACCAGAGGTGGAGGCGAGATTCCTCTCGGGCCTCTACGCGGTCATGGACAGTGAGACGGTCTATGGCAGGGTAAAAGAGGCTCTACGTAGCAAGGGAGTAGTCATAATGTCTATGGACGAGGCGGTTAGGAAGGACCTCCCAATACTAAAGGACTACTTCATGAAGATATTCCCAGCAGCCGACCACAAGTTCGCCGCACTCCACGGCGCCCTCTGGAGCGGCGGTGTCTTCATGTATGTTCCCAAGGGGGTGAAGATCCCCGAGCCCATCGAGGGATTCTTCCTCATAGGTAAAGCGTATGAGGGCCAGTTCGAGCATACCCTGATAGTAGCGGATGAGGGTAGCTATGTAAACTTCATCGAGGGATGCAGCGCTCCAAGGTTTACTGGTTATAGCTTCCATGACGGCATGGTTGAGCTATACGCGCATAGGAACGCCACAATAAAGTTCACGACCGTCCAGAACTGGAGTAAAAATGTGATAAACTATAATAATAAGAGGGCTATAGCCGAGTCGGGGGCCAAGGTGGACTGGTTCGAGGGAAGTATAGGGAGCAAAGTAACAGTCACATACCCAAGCACCATACTGAAAGGCGACAACGCCATCTCACGAAGCATGGTGGTAAGCCTATCCAAGGGCCCGGTGATTAAAGACACAGGGAGCAAGATGATCCACCTGGCACCAAGAACCAGGAGCAGGATAGTCAACAAGACGATAAGCGCCGGGGGAGGAGTAAACATCTATCGAGGGCTAGTAAAGATAGTGCGCGGGGCAAAACACTCCCAGGCCGACGTAGAATGCGACAGCCTAGTATTCGACAAGGAGAGCAAAGCCCACACTTACCCGCATAACCAGGTGGACGAGCCCACAGCACAAGTGACCCACGAGGCGACCACCGGGCGGCTGAGCGAGCCACAGCTATTCTACATGCAGTCTAGGGGGCTAAGCGAGGACGAGGCCAAGAGCCTAATAGTACTCGGCTTCCTAAGCGACATCCTAGTCGAACTACCCTTCGAGTACCTGAACATACTCAACAGGGTCATCCAGCTAGAGTTCAAGGAGCTAGGAGCGGTAGGGTAG
- the sufC gene encoding Fe-S cluster assembly ATPase SufC encodes MAKALEVDSLKVSVHGKTILKEVNLDINYGEVHAVMGPNGSGKSTLAYTIMGREGYEVTEGDIKLDGTSIKDLPTDERVLRGLFLGFQEPPSIQGVRFSTFLIAIINKRLGAEDLTTLKDPKKLREIYSLLEEVGLDKSVLQRELYVGFSGGEKKRAEMLQALLMDPKVVILDEPDSGLDVDGVRKIADIIRSLRDNGKAVLLITHYARLFNYVEPDRVTVLADGRVVATGDKDLARLIEEKGYQALRESS; translated from the coding sequence GTGGCTAAAGCACTGGAGGTAGACTCGCTGAAAGTAAGCGTACATGGGAAGACTATCCTCAAAGAAGTAAACCTAGACATAAACTATGGAGAGGTACACGCCGTCATGGGGCCAAACGGGAGCGGGAAATCCACTCTAGCATACACCATAATGGGGAGAGAAGGCTATGAGGTAACAGAAGGCGACATAAAGCTGGACGGGACCAGCATAAAAGACCTCCCAACCGACGAGAGGGTATTGAGGGGGCTGTTCCTCGGCTTTCAAGAGCCCCCAAGTATACAAGGCGTTAGGTTCTCCACGTTCCTGATAGCTATTATAAACAAGAGGCTCGGAGCCGAAGACCTAACAACACTCAAGGACCCCAAGAAGCTCCGCGAGATCTATAGCCTCTTGGAAGAGGTTGGCCTCGACAAGAGCGTGTTACAGAGGGAGCTATACGTCGGCTTCAGCGGGGGAGAGAAGAAGAGGGCGGAGATGCTGCAAGCCCTGTTAATGGATCCAAAGGTGGTTATACTGGACGAGCCGGACAGCGGATTAGACGTTGACGGTGTCAGGAAGATCGCTGATATCATAAGAAGCCTACGGGATAACGGTAAGGCAGTGCTGCTAATCACACACTACGCCAGGCTCTTCAACTACGTCGAACCAGACAGGGTAACAGTACTAGCAGACGGTAGAGTCGTAGCGACGGGTGACAAGGACCTCGCCAGGCTGATAGAGGAGAAGGGCTACCAAGCCCTCAGAGAATCGAGCTAG
- a CDS encoding CBS domain-containing protein produces the protein MSRPVRGARRERRPPIKKVSVARVRRKPVPQTRIIVRPEGIRWLRADGTPNWRQWIPPREGEVALTASRPPVTIAPNSTILEAAETIAEKNVRGLIVADPARQLLKGLLTAMDLVNYLGGGEYYSIVVERHKRNIYSALRDEYVSSIANPTPIFVTRDEALDSVIQLMIENGVGIIPVVYEDGSVYGVVTEHDIVKHIAGKKLGVKVGQIATRSIVTVNIEDTLMDAARQMVKFGFRRLPVVSESGDEVKGIVTAKDYVRFFGGHTAFKELSSVDIEEVLKIPVYEIMTPGFYTVNENVDAGDAAASMMEYNTSSLLVVDDNNDIIGIVTERDVLTAILW, from the coding sequence GTGAGTAGACCTGTGCGTGGAGCCAGGAGGGAGAGGAGACCCCCTATTAAAAAGGTGTCTGTGGCTCGTGTCAGGAGGAAGCCAGTCCCCCAGACAAGGATCATTGTGAGGCCAGAAGGCATTCGGTGGCTGAGGGCTGATGGAACTCCAAACTGGCGCCAATGGATTCCGCCCAGGGAGGGGGAGGTAGCCTTAACAGCCTCCCGGCCTCCCGTGACTATAGCGCCTAACTCCACCATACTTGAGGCTGCCGAGACAATTGCTGAGAAGAACGTTAGAGGACTCATAGTAGCCGATCCCGCTAGACAGTTGCTAAAGGGTTTGCTGACGGCCATGGATCTAGTCAATTATCTAGGCGGGGGCGAGTACTATAGTATCGTTGTCGAGAGGCACAAGAGGAACATATACTCTGCCTTGAGAGACGAGTATGTTAGCTCGATAGCAAACCCGACGCCCATATTCGTGACAAGGGACGAGGCCCTTGACAGCGTGATACAGTTAATGATAGAGAACGGCGTGGGGATCATACCAGTAGTATACGAGGATGGGAGTGTATATGGCGTTGTGACCGAGCACGATATTGTGAAACACATAGCTGGCAAGAAGCTGGGGGTAAAGGTGGGCCAGATAGCCACTAGGAGTATCGTTACCGTAAACATAGAGGATACATTGATGGATGCCGCTAGGCAGATGGTGAAATTCGGGTTCAGGAGGCTACCCGTTGTAAGCGAGTCCGGAGACGAGGTTAAAGGGATCGTCACCGCGAAAGACTATGTCAGGTTCTTCGGCGGTCACACGGCGTTTAAGGAGCTCTCCAGCGTCGATATCGAGGAGGTATTGAAGATCCCCGTCTACGAGATAATGACGCCGGGCTTCTATACTGTGAACGAGAACGTTGATGCTGGCGATGCAGCGGCTTCGATGATGGAGTATAACACGAGTAGTCTACTCGTTGTTGATGATAATAACGACATTATCGGTATCGTGACTGAGAGAGACGTGTTAACAGCTATATTATGGTGA
- a CDS encoding DUF167 domain-containing protein, translated as MPVNQDLIKKNVREIGRGVVIQFYVKPDSNRTTLVVEEDELVFYTDEPPVGGRANASLIKFLSKTLRVSPSKIRIVKGSRDRLKIVEVNDVTLDDVVKMLSEAAEPW; from the coding sequence ATGCCTGTTAACCAGGACTTGATAAAAAAGAACGTGAGAGAGATCGGTAGAGGCGTAGTCATCCAGTTCTACGTGAAACCCGATTCCAACCGTACTACGCTAGTCGTGGAGGAAGACGAGCTAGTATTCTACACCGATGAACCGCCGGTGGGAGGCCGTGCAAACGCTAGCCTAATCAAGTTCCTGTCCAAGACACTACGTGTATCGCCTTCGAAGATACGTATCGTCAAGGGGTCTAGAGACCGGTTGAAGATCGTCGAGGTAAACGATGTCACACTAGACGATGTCGTTAAGATGCTCTCAGAGGCAGCAGAGCCTTGGTGA
- a CDS encoding M48 family metalloprotease: MFAWIFAYWWLLLIESLVVAGVMGLLALNANRLVGNTPTSLAALKGSMALTALVTVVAYFALIIGIAKYLGAVGDQLVIGAMILSAGLVVLQWLISPWLINVLYRTREPATYNEKILETIVGRVAERSGIGGVKVRIADLRMPNAFAYSSPLAGKYVAFTRGLLELLSEDEVEAVAAHEIGHLKHRDVSWILALSIIPLVVYFMGRILIFTGLLGGGDRRREEGNPLILAAIGAALLALSIVFRFLIAHFNRLREYYADAHSALTTGRPRSLQRALAKIYIAVKRSPVEAVKSSFAAPLFIVAPLVEVSGGMLVDIDDLVETLKHEEESPLMELFSTHPPISKRLRFLDRLSLYGG; encoded by the coding sequence ATGTTCGCATGGATATTCGCATACTGGTGGCTACTGCTGATCGAGAGCCTAGTAGTGGCTGGGGTAATGGGGCTACTAGCTCTAAACGCCAATAGACTCGTGGGGAACACGCCGACGAGCCTCGCCGCACTCAAGGGTAGCATGGCTTTAACAGCACTCGTCACCGTAGTAGCCTACTTCGCCTTGATAATCGGGATAGCGAAGTATCTTGGAGCCGTTGGGGACCAGCTCGTAATAGGAGCAATGATCCTATCAGCCGGCCTCGTGGTCTTACAGTGGCTGATATCGCCCTGGCTGATAAACGTCCTCTATAGGACCCGGGAGCCCGCCACCTATAATGAGAAGATCCTTGAGACTATTGTCGGTAGAGTGGCGGAGAGGAGTGGCATAGGAGGGGTGAAGGTTAGGATAGCTGATCTCAGAATGCCAAACGCCTTCGCCTACAGCAGCCCACTCGCAGGCAAGTATGTTGCATTCACCAGGGGCCTCCTGGAACTGTTGAGCGAGGACGAGGTGGAGGCGGTCGCCGCCCACGAGATAGGCCACCTCAAACACCGTGACGTGAGCTGGATCCTGGCCTTAAGCATAATCCCCCTAGTGGTATACTTCATGGGGAGAATACTCATATTCACGGGCCTACTAGGTGGCGGCGACAGGAGGCGTGAGGAGGGCAACCCCCTTATACTGGCGGCTATTGGAGCCGCACTGTTAGCTCTAAGCATAGTCTTCCGGTTCCTCATAGCACACTTCAACCGGTTGAGGGAGTATTATGCCGATGCACACTCTGCCTTGACTACAGGCCGGCCGAGGTCCCTTCAAAGGGCCCTAGCCAAAATCTACATTGCAGTCAAGAGAAGCCCTGTAGAGGCTGTTAAATCGTCGTTCGCAGCCCCGCTCTTCATAGTAGCCCCATTAGTGGAAGTGAGCGGCGGTATGCTAGTTGATATAGATGACCTCGTGGAGACGCTGAAGCACGAGGAGGAGAGCCCCCTAATGGAGCTGTTCTCTACCCACCCGCCGATCTCGAAGAGACTGCGCTTCCTCGACAGACTATCCCTCTATGGCGGGTGA
- a CDS encoding HD domain-containing protein → MKHNFENTPRQLIAIARAMMGADPAHGWPHIVRVHKLSRKIAEGLDEPVNWRILEAAILLHDIGRSIEGVEHHAVKSARFAGEILPGLGYGVDEVESIVHAIRSHSFSLGEAATTLEAKILSDADKLDALGAVGIARVIHTGCRINRSFEDSLRHFHEKILGLPEHMYLEPSRRMAYRRLEIVRRFVSQLEEEL, encoded by the coding sequence TTGAAGCACAACTTCGAAAACACTCCCAGACAGCTTATCGCAATAGCCAGAGCCATGATGGGAGCGGATCCAGCCCATGGATGGCCCCACATAGTGAGGGTGCACAAGCTGTCGAGGAAAATCGCCGAAGGGCTAGATGAGCCGGTCAACTGGAGGATCCTGGAGGCGGCGATACTGCTCCACGACATAGGAAGGAGTATCGAGGGAGTAGAGCACCATGCTGTAAAAAGCGCTAGGTTTGCTGGGGAAATTCTGCCAGGCCTAGGCTATGGGGTAGACGAGGTGGAATCCATTGTACACGCTATCAGGAGTCATAGCTTTTCGCTTGGAGAAGCCGCTACTACTCTAGAGGCGAAGATCCTGTCAGATGCTGACAAGCTAGATGCTCTAGGCGCCGTTGGTATAGCTAGGGTTATACATACCGGTTGCCGGATCAACCGCTCGTTCGAGGACAGCTTAAGGCATTTCCACGAGAAGATACTGGGCCTTCCAGAGCACATGTACCTGGAGCCATCTAGGAGGATGGCATATAGGAGGTTAGAGATCGTTAGGCGTTTCGTATCCCAGCTGGAGGAGGAGTTATAA
- a CDS encoding DUF447 family protein, whose amino-acid sequence MVSCDASYSMPLGILGEGPYFFKIYKDPMSGEEKNVGGCLLLLAPIDPLVFYESIMHSLERRKELRDLDALAGLGSVFTCSPVRVGEAPEYVLYECDRLRPISIAPWRGYNRGYGCLVELLIIYSRVRAHVIEPDWGVLDYLLRCIERSIPGGGNIDNVARRLLQVIRGGL is encoded by the coding sequence ATGGTGTCTTGTGACGCCAGCTACTCAATGCCCCTAGGTATTCTAGGGGAGGGACCCTACTTCTTCAAGATATACAAGGACCCAATGAGTGGAGAAGAGAAGAACGTGGGGGGCTGCCTCCTCCTCCTAGCACCCATCGACCCCCTCGTGTTTTACGAGAGCATCATGCATAGCTTAGAGCGTAGGAAGGAGCTCCGTGACCTGGATGCTTTAGCCGGACTGGGTAGTGTGTTTACCTGTAGTCCTGTTCGGGTTGGAGAAGCCCCCGAGTACGTCCTCTACGAATGCGATAGGCTGAGGCCCATTAGTATCGCTCCCTGGAGGGGCTACAATAGGGGCTATGGATGCCTGGTAGAGCTCCTCATAATTTATAGCAGGGTGAGGGCCCACGTCATAGAACCGGACTGGGGCGTGCTAGACTACTTGCTACGCTGTATAGAGCGATCCATCCCTGGCGGTGGCAACATTGATAACGTTGCGAGGAGACTACTGCAAGTTATACGAGGGGGTCTGTAG
- a CDS encoding DUF2299 family protein, with translation MDTVKDKIVQWLLDEGLEVKSEIVPREAPVEWVLRVVARIPPTIAHILIQQPAAKKDQLVFTLGILISPDHKAKYDALEGEDKIRVITEVLKTAYGICPECIIVIQPDLVNAKNILITKIAYHEKLDRALVADTIRKLSNILALISAVLNAELKVLPKPRKDESGYPTSFM, from the coding sequence TTGGACACGGTCAAAGACAAGATAGTACAGTGGCTACTAGACGAGGGGCTGGAGGTCAAAAGCGAGATAGTGCCGAGGGAGGCGCCCGTCGAGTGGGTCCTTCGAGTGGTGGCGCGGATACCGCCGACAATTGCCCACATACTAATACAGCAGCCAGCTGCAAAGAAAGACCAGCTAGTATTCACTCTAGGCATACTGATTAGTCCAGACCATAAGGCGAAGTACGACGCTCTAGAGGGCGAGGATAAGATAAGAGTCATCACAGAAGTCCTGAAAACCGCCTACGGGATCTGTCCAGAGTGCATTATCGTAATCCAACCTGACCTGGTAAACGCCAAGAACATACTCATAACCAAGATAGCATACCACGAGAAGCTGGACAGGGCCCTCGTAGCCGATACCATCCGAAAGCTCTCGAACATACTGGCACTGATCTCGGCGGTTCTAAACGCCGAGCTGAAGGTGCTCCCCAAGCCGAGGAAAGACGAAAGCGGATACCCTACCAGCTTCATGTAG
- the gcvT gene encoding glycine cleavage system aminomethyltransferase GcvT, with protein sequence MARDLPLKSLHEELGATFGEFAGWNVPMYYTSALEEHVSVREAVGIFDISHMGRLRIRGGGSLDLLERLFTKRLSKTKEGFMSGPTLALNEYARVKDDEMFYRVSDDEWLVVPNAAVAEAMKHYFIEKAREYGLEVEVEDLQGRYSLLALQGPRSAAIVEDLGGSDLVSLKPLEFLVDVKLGPARIYVASRSGWTGEDGFEFWIEHSEAVKLYKALLEKGVKPVGIASRDSLRIEMGFVLGGNEYGEDPLRYPCALSLRYGLGAIDWKKTGYVGESMLRTCRREGVRWIRVGLVMKKKFARFIPRHGYTIEIEGIPVGWVTSGTFSPVIGRGVGMGYIDTRYAILGEPVAIVARGGKRSGEAKIQDFPLIPR encoded by the coding sequence GTGGCTAGAGACCTGCCCCTGAAAAGTCTCCATGAAGAGCTTGGGGCCACGTTTGGCGAGTTCGCCGGGTGGAATGTGCCCATGTATTATACCTCTGCGCTGGAAGAACACGTTAGTGTAAGGGAGGCTGTCGGCATATTCGATATCAGCCATATGGGCAGGCTGAGGATCCGGGGAGGAGGATCGCTTGACCTGCTTGAGAGGCTCTTCACCAAGAGGCTATCCAAGACAAAGGAAGGGTTCATGAGCGGGCCAACACTGGCCCTGAACGAATACGCTAGAGTGAAGGATGACGAGATGTTCTACAGGGTCAGCGATGATGAATGGCTGGTTGTACCCAACGCGGCGGTTGCAGAAGCGATGAAACACTACTTTATCGAGAAGGCTAGGGAGTATGGATTAGAGGTGGAGGTAGAGGATCTACAGGGCAGGTATAGTCTCTTAGCCCTCCAGGGGCCTAGGAGCGCGGCTATAGTGGAGGATCTCGGCGGATCTGACCTGGTATCGCTGAAGCCCCTAGAGTTCCTCGTTGACGTCAAGCTCGGCCCGGCGAGGATATACGTGGCCAGCCGGAGTGGATGGACGGGGGAGGACGGATTCGAGTTCTGGATTGAACACAGTGAGGCGGTCAAGCTCTACAAGGCGCTCCTAGAGAAGGGAGTGAAGCCCGTTGGCATCGCGTCGAGGGACTCTTTGAGGATCGAGATGGGCTTTGTCCTCGGCGGCAACGAGTATGGAGAGGACCCCCTTAGGTATCCCTGCGCCTTAAGCCTGAGGTACGGGCTTGGAGCTATCGACTGGAAGAAGACCGGGTACGTTGGCGAGTCCATGTTGAGAACCTGTAGGAGAGAGGGGGTGAGGTGGATTCGAGTCGGGCTGGTTATGAAGAAGAAGTTCGCCCGGTTTATTCCAAGGCATGGCTACACGATCGAGATCGAGGGGATCCCTGTCGGCTGGGTTACCAGTGGAACCTTCAGCCCGGTAATCGGGAGGGGGGTCGGCATGGGTTACATCGATACACGCTACGCCATACTAGGCGAGCCGGTGGCAATTGTCGCGCGTGGCGGTAAGAGGAGTGGAGAGGCCAAGATCCAGGATTTCCCTCTTATCCCGCGGTGA